The following coding sequences are from one Limnobacter sp. SAORIC-580 window:
- a CDS encoding DUF3106 domain-containing protein, with translation MMMTRLYSGLMTLGLVLVLCVQSTDALAATDWSELSAKQQELLAPLKNDWNSMTNAQQERWLKVGRKYESEPAERQAIMRERVSTWSELSPREKAAARENYKALKEKRQGERNSSWNSYQSLDPKQRDEFKGKSNKPSLN, from the coding sequence ATGATGATGACTAGACTCTATTCCGGATTGATGACCTTGGGCTTGGTTCTGGTGCTTTGCGTTCAGAGCACGGATGCGCTGGCTGCAACGGACTGGTCTGAGCTGTCTGCCAAACAGCAGGAGCTGCTTGCACCACTGAAAAATGACTGGAATTCCATGACCAATGCCCAACAGGAACGCTGGTTAAAGGTTGGCAGGAAGTATGAAAGTGAGCCCGCTGAGCGCCAGGCAATCATGCGTGAACGGGTGAGTACTTGGAGCGAACTAAGCCCGCGGGAAAAAGCGGCGGCCCGTGAAAACTACAAGGCCCTGAAAGAGAAGCGCCAGGGCGAGCGAAATTCAAGCTGGAACAGCTATCAAAGTCTGGATCCGAAACAGCGCGATGAATTCAAGGGAAAAAGCAACAAACCTTCACTGAATTAA
- a CDS encoding SpoVR family protein, whose protein sequence is MAQQLDLAGNEWTFDLLRDIDTQLHDIAANKYKLDTFPNQIEVISAEQMLDAYSSGAMPVMYPHWSYGKSFSVNEHLYETGQQNLAYEVVINSNPCISYLMEENTMTMQTLVIAHACYGHNSFFKGNYLFRQWTQADAIIDYLVFAKKYVMECEEKYGIDAVEEVLDAAHAIQHFGVDRYKRRFESEASLKVKRDDLAEEKRRQYDEIMAKVSPVEAAQIERRQDNYPREPVENILYFVEKEAPKLRDWERELVRIVRKMSQYFYPQGQTKVMNEGWASFWHYTLLNTLYDEKLVSDGFMLEFLTSHTNVVFQPDSRDGRFRALNPYALGFAIFSDIRRMCEKPTEEDKRWFPEIAGSGNWLKAVDFAMRNFKDESFIRQFLSPKVIRDFRLFAIADHKTESELFIDAIHNDEGYKRIRTLLANQYSRESMVPDIQVTSYARMTDRSLTLTHMSRRGRPLNTDEAEKTLAQVERLWGFPVHLETSDAH, encoded by the coding sequence ATGGCCCAGCAACTTGACCTGGCCGGCAATGAATGGACATTTGATCTGCTGCGTGACATTGACACGCAGCTTCACGACATTGCAGCCAACAAATACAAACTCGACACCTTCCCCAATCAAATTGAAGTGATCAGTGCCGAGCAAATGCTGGATGCGTATTCCAGCGGTGCCATGCCCGTGATGTATCCACACTGGAGTTACGGCAAATCCTTTTCGGTTAACGAGCATTTGTACGAAACCGGGCAGCAAAACCTTGCCTACGAGGTGGTGATCAATTCCAACCCCTGCATTTCTTACCTCATGGAAGAGAACACCATGACCATGCAGACGCTGGTGATCGCTCACGCCTGTTACGGACACAATTCCTTTTTCAAGGGCAACTACCTGTTTCGGCAGTGGACCCAGGCCGATGCAATCATCGATTACCTGGTGTTCGCCAAGAAGTACGTCATGGAGTGCGAAGAAAAATATGGTATCGATGCAGTTGAAGAAGTGCTTGACGCTGCGCATGCCATACAGCATTTTGGGGTCGATCGTTACAAACGACGTTTTGAATCCGAAGCATCACTGAAAGTGAAGCGCGATGACCTGGCTGAGGAAAAGCGCCGTCAGTACGATGAAATCATGGCCAAGGTGTCGCCAGTCGAGGCGGCTCAAATTGAGCGCCGGCAAGACAACTACCCCCGTGAGCCCGTCGAAAACATTTTGTACTTTGTCGAGAAAGAAGCGCCCAAACTGCGCGACTGGGAACGCGAACTGGTACGCATTGTTCGCAAAATGTCCCAGTACTTTTATCCGCAGGGTCAAACCAAGGTGATGAACGAAGGCTGGGCCAGCTTTTGGCATTACACTTTGCTCAATACCCTGTACGACGAGAAACTTGTGTCCGATGGATTCATGCTCGAATTCCTGACGTCTCACACCAATGTGGTTTTTCAGCCCGATTCGCGCGACGGACGCTTCAGGGCCTTGAACCCCTACGCCCTCGGTTTTGCCATTTTCAGCGATATTCGTCGCATGTGTGAAAAGCCCACAGAAGAGGACAAACGCTGGTTTCCTGAAATTGCGGGTAGCGGCAATTGGTTGAAAGCTGTTGATTTTGCCATGCGCAATTTCAAGGATGAATCATTCATCCGCCAGTTTCTGTCCCCCAAGGTCATTCGAGACTTCCGTTTGTTTGCAATCGCAGATCACAAAACTGAAAGCGAACTGTTTATCGATGCCATTCACAACGACGAGGGTTACAAGCGAATCCGCACCCTGTTGGCAAACCAGTACTCCCGGGAAAGCATGGTGCCCGATATTCAAGTGACTTCCTATGCCCGCATGACAGATCGATCCCTCACGCTTACCCACATGAGCCGTCGTGGAAGGCCACTGAATACGGATGAAGCCGAGAAAACCCTTGCTCAAGTGGAGCGTTTGTGGGGTTTCCCGGTGCACCTGGAAACATCGGATGCGCATTGA
- a CDS encoding RNA polymerase sigma factor: MASTRELEDFLKEVSHRAYRQAFFAVKNEESAMDLVQESMMKLSDKYGDKPKEELPMLFTRILQNTILDHHRRQKVRNTWTTLFSSFQKKDEEDYDVLENLLAQDESQNASAQDEIEQSQNMAAIEEAIANLPERQRQAFILRYWEEMDLAETAEIMGCSEGSVKTHCSRATKALAQVLRQQGFRE; the protein is encoded by the coding sequence ATGGCCAGCACGCGAGAATTAGAGGATTTTTTGAAAGAGGTGTCGCACCGGGCTTATCGCCAGGCGTTTTTTGCCGTAAAGAATGAAGAAAGCGCCATGGACCTGGTGCAAGAAAGCATGATGAAGCTTTCTGACAAATACGGCGACAAACCCAAAGAAGAACTGCCAATGCTGTTTACCCGCATTTTGCAGAACACGATTCTGGACCATCATCGCCGCCAGAAGGTCAGAAACACCTGGACAACGCTGTTTTCAAGCTTTCAGAAGAAAGATGAAGAAGATTACGATGTGCTCGAGAACCTTCTCGCACAGGATGAATCCCAGAATGCGAGTGCCCAGGACGAGATTGAACAATCACAGAACATGGCGGCCATCGAAGAAGCCATCGCAAATTTGCCAGAGCGTCAACGCCAGGCATTCATCTTGCGTTATTGGGAAGAGATGGACTTGGCAGAAACGGCAGAGATCATGGGGTGTTCTGAGGGCAGTGTGAAAACGCACTGCTCCAGAGCGACAAAGGCATTGGCACAGGTATTGAGGCAACAGGGGTTTCGGGAATGA
- a CDS encoding RDD family protein: protein MERLLDNGLISPSRKRRFASMLYESMLLFGVLFIAGYFFDTLTQSRHALYLREARQWWFFAVLGLYFVWFWRHGGQTLAMKTWHIRLVKENGEHVGLAQAILRYVLCWFFNLTGIAFVYSFFDKNGQFPQDRLAKTLLVSTKPRERGIEEVMRHD, encoded by the coding sequence ATGGAACGACTACTCGACAACGGGCTTATCAGCCCCAGCAGAAAACGCCGGTTTGCAAGCATGTTGTATGAAAGCATGCTGCTTTTCGGCGTTTTATTCATTGCCGGCTACTTTTTCGACACACTCACTCAAAGCAGACATGCCTTATACCTTCGAGAGGCACGCCAGTGGTGGTTTTTCGCCGTACTGGGGCTGTATTTTGTGTGGTTTTGGCGCCATGGTGGCCAAACCCTTGCCATGAAAACCTGGCACATTCGACTGGTGAAGGAAAACGGAGAGCATGTTGGGCTGGCACAAGCCATACTGAGATATGTGCTGTGCTGGTTTTTCAATTTGACAGGCATTGCCTTCGTTTATTCGTTTTTTGACAAAAACGGGCAGTTTCCTCAAGACCGCCTGGCGAAAACCCTGCTGGTTTCAACCAAACCACGGGAACGAGGAATTGAAGAAGTGATGCGTCACGACTAA
- a CDS encoding aminotransferase class I/II-fold pyridoxal phosphate-dependent enzyme, translated as MRIETHVRQQAKLDLSGSVAPFELKLPDMPASVWASPDLLRSRFHLEAARFFECESVLAVTGIESGISALARLFQTWYGSMRVVLAEPSFDQWDKRFRRANHVVLDWPVDLVLEGDIPECDVVVLGRPVNPTCQMISIQQIKPLARKLREQGGWLILDEAYLDWTGEESYASFIEAEPAIVLRSVAPFSGLAGANLAFVCGPKAVCTALLNEVGTQAVSSPQWWLALQYFAAEDWRAQQLIRLDAVCTRLESVWRVRLGEHIQIHKGGYFISFAHPNNEQWVADLEHVGILVRAYPTEDSILRCGAPKSEADWTRLENAVKSLSD; from the coding sequence ATGCGCATTGAAACTCACGTCCGGCAGCAGGCCAAACTAGACCTGTCCGGCTCGGTTGCCCCTTTTGAGTTGAAATTGCCTGACATGCCAGCTTCGGTATGGGCCAGCCCCGACTTGTTGCGCTCTCGTTTCCATCTTGAAGCCGCCCGTTTTTTCGAGTGCGAATCTGTGTTGGCGGTAACCGGCATAGAAAGCGGTATCTCGGCGCTGGCACGTTTGTTTCAAACCTGGTACGGGTCAATGCGGGTGGTGCTGGCCGAGCCCAGCTTTGATCAATGGGACAAACGCTTTCGCCGGGCCAACCATGTTGTACTCGATTGGCCTGTGGATCTTGTGCTTGAAGGGGATATTCCCGAGTGCGATGTGGTGGTGCTGGGGCGCCCGGTCAACCCCACCTGCCAAATGATCAGCATCCAGCAAATCAAGCCCCTGGCACGAAAACTTCGGGAGCAGGGCGGCTGGCTTATTCTTGATGAGGCTTATCTGGACTGGACTGGTGAGGAGTCCTATGCGTCCTTCATCGAAGCCGAGCCGGCCATTGTGCTTCGCTCAGTGGCGCCTTTCTCAGGCTTGGCTGGGGCAAACCTGGCATTTGTGTGCGGCCCCAAGGCTGTGTGTACAGCATTGCTCAACGAGGTGGGTACACAAGCCGTTTCTTCGCCGCAATGGTGGCTGGCATTGCAATATTTTGCAGCTGAGGACTGGAGGGCCCAGCAGCTGATTCGCCTGGATGCGGTGTGTACAAGGCTCGAGTCGGTCTGGCGAGTTCGATTGGGCGAGCACATTCAAATTCACAAAGGCGGTTACTTCATCAGTTTTGCCCATCCTAACAATGAGCAATGGGTTGCCGACCTGGAACATGTGGGAATTCTGGTGCGTGCCTATCCGACGGAAGACAGCATTTTGCGATGCGGTGCACCGAAATCCGAGGCAGATTGGACCCGCCTTGAAAATGCGGTGAAGTCGCTTAGCGATTAG
- a CDS encoding YeaH/YhbH family protein, whose product MGDSTIIDRRLNGKNRSLPNRERFIRRYKTQLKKAVADVAGESSISDVSGDGRVKVRIPTREVSEPTFIFGQGGDVEHVVPGNRDFVPGDRIPRPSGGGEGQGGGKPGKGEGEDGFTFVLSREEFLNLYFDDLELPELLKREISSVKRMKSRNAGYSRTGAPTSLSVLRTMKASLMRRVALEPRGDDEDDDEDEKGQLDLLEDVKKKPYVPFLDEVDLRYRNRVTYPEPSTNAVIFCLMDVSASMDEAKKDLAKRFYTLLYLFLTRKYEEVKLVFIRHTDEAEEVSEEDFFYGKKSGGTEIMPAMELMHHIIETRYPGSAWNVYVAQASDGDATSRDARASAEYLSSKIMPHVRYYAYVETMPTPMFGMARASDLWESFERLEDSFAGHFAMRKLFNRRDIYPVFRGLFEKKEVAFGR is encoded by the coding sequence ATGGGCGATTCAACCATTATTGATCGCAGGCTCAACGGCAAAAACAGAAGCTTGCCAAACCGCGAGCGCTTTATTCGGCGTTACAAAACGCAATTGAAAAAAGCGGTCGCGGATGTGGCTGGTGAGTCGTCAATTTCTGATGTCAGCGGCGATGGGCGCGTGAAAGTGCGAATTCCCACCCGCGAAGTATCCGAGCCGACCTTCATTTTTGGCCAGGGTGGTGATGTAGAGCATGTGGTTCCTGGTAACCGCGATTTCGTACCTGGCGACCGCATTCCACGACCCAGCGGCGGTGGCGAAGGGCAGGGGGGTGGCAAACCAGGCAAAGGCGAGGGAGAGGACGGATTCACCTTTGTGTTGTCGCGCGAAGAGTTCCTGAACCTGTATTTTGACGATCTTGAGTTGCCTGAACTGTTGAAGCGTGAAATTTCCTCGGTAAAGCGCATGAAAAGCCGAAATGCGGGTTACTCCCGCACGGGTGCACCCACCTCGCTTTCCGTGCTTCGGACCATGAAGGCCTCGCTTATGCGTCGCGTCGCGCTCGAGCCCAGGGGCGATGATGAGGACGATGACGAAGACGAGAAAGGCCAGCTTGATCTTCTCGAGGATGTGAAGAAGAAGCCCTATGTGCCTTTTCTTGACGAGGTCGACCTGCGCTATCGCAATCGCGTAACCTACCCCGAGCCCTCCACCAACGCAGTGATTTTCTGCCTGATGGACGTTTCTGCTTCAATGGATGAGGCCAAGAAAGACCTGGCCAAACGGTTTTACACACTGCTTTACCTGTTCCTCACTCGCAAGTACGAGGAAGTGAAGCTGGTTTTCATTCGTCACACCGATGAAGCGGAGGAGGTCAGCGAGGAAGACTTCTTCTATGGCAAAAAAAGTGGTGGCACGGAAATCATGCCCGCTATGGAATTGATGCACCACATCATCGAGACCCGCTATCCAGGCAGCGCTTGGAATGTTTACGTGGCGCAAGCCTCGGATGGCGATGCAACCTCGCGTGATGCGCGGGCCAGCGCGGAGTATCTCTCTTCCAAAATCATGCCGCATGTGCGCTACTACGCTTACGTGGAAACCATGCCCACACCCATGTTCGGCATGGCTCGCGCGTCTGATTTGTGGGAAAGTTTTGAACGGCTGGAAGACAGTTTTGCAGGGCACTTTGCCATGCGCAAGCTGTTCAACCGCCGCGACATTTACCCCGTTTTTCGTGGCTTGTTTGAAAAGAAAGAAGTCGCCTTTGGGCGTTAG
- a CDS encoding PrkA family serine protein kinase, which translates to MNTELEPRDLNSSDSDIFGQFQSRFAALQQTEMSLEEYLDLCKADPLTYASAAERMLHAIGEPEVINTRHDPRLSRIFANRVVRRYPSFKEFYGMEEVIENIVAYFRHAAQGLEERKQVLYLLGPVGSAKSSLAERLKALMEQQPIYALKGSPINESPLGLFDPTQFGASLEDKYGIPRRYLTGIASPWATKRLAEFGGDLRKFRVVRLMPSTLNQIAIAKTEPGDENNQDISALVGKVDIRMLNQFSQDDPDAYSFSGGLCLANQGLLEFVEMFKAPIKMLHPLLTATQERNFKGTEGFGSIPFDGIILAHSNESEWQQFRNNKTNEAFLDRVYIVKVPYCLRVSEEVKIYEKLLEHSSLNKAPCAPGTLNMMAQFSVLTRLKEPANSNLFSKMRVYDGENLKDVDPHAKPIQEYRDQSGPDEGMNGSSTRWAYKVLSKVFNFDHHEVAANPVHLLYVLEQQVIKDNLPEEQTRKYLDFIKSYLTPKYAEFVAKEIQTAYLESYSEYGQNLFERYIQFADKWIQNEEFRDPATGQIFDRDSLNDELVRIEKPAGIANPKDFRNEVVNFVLRAQASNSGTMPAWTSYEKLREVIERSMFSKTEDLLPVISFDHKGSKESQEKHENFVDRMVAKGYTEKQVRLLVEWHLRVKKAS; encoded by the coding sequence ATGAACACAGAGCTTGAACCGCGTGATTTGAATTCCAGCGATTCTGACATTTTCGGTCAGTTTCAGTCTCGTTTTGCAGCTTTGCAGCAAACCGAGATGAGCCTCGAAGAATACCTCGACCTGTGCAAAGCCGACCCCCTCACATACGCCAGCGCGGCTGAGCGCATGCTTCATGCCATTGGCGAACCCGAAGTCATCAACACCCGGCACGATCCCCGTTTGTCTCGTATTTTCGCCAACCGGGTGGTGCGCCGTTATCCGTCGTTCAAAGAGTTCTACGGCATGGAGGAGGTGATTGAAAACATCGTCGCCTATTTCCGCCATGCCGCCCAGGGTCTTGAAGAGCGCAAGCAGGTGCTTTACCTGCTGGGCCCTGTGGGCAGTGCCAAGTCTTCACTGGCCGAACGTTTGAAAGCCTTGATGGAGCAGCAACCCATTTACGCCTTGAAAGGCTCGCCAATTAACGAATCCCCATTGGGTTTGTTCGACCCGACCCAGTTTGGTGCCTCGCTTGAAGACAAGTACGGCATTCCTCGCCGTTACTTGACCGGCATTGCCAGCCCTTGGGCCACCAAGCGCCTGGCTGAATTTGGCGGTGATCTGCGCAAATTCCGGGTGGTTCGTTTAATGCCTTCCACCTTGAATCAAATTGCGATCGCCAAAACTGAACCTGGCGACGAAAACAATCAGGATATTTCAGCACTGGTGGGCAAGGTCGACATTCGCATGCTGAACCAGTTCAGCCAGGACGATCCCGATGCCTACAGCTTCAGTGGTGGCCTGTGCCTGGCCAACCAGGGTTTGCTTGAATTCGTGGAAATGTTCAAGGCACCTATCAAAATGCTGCACCCCTTGCTTACAGCCACGCAAGAACGCAACTTCAAGGGCACGGAAGGTTTCGGTTCGATTCCTTTTGACGGCATTATTTTGGCCCACAGCAACGAGTCGGAATGGCAACAGTTCCGCAACAACAAAACCAATGAAGCGTTTCTGGACCGGGTATACATCGTAAAGGTGCCCTACTGCCTGCGCGTGTCCGAGGAGGTGAAAATCTACGAGAAGCTGCTCGAGCATTCTTCGCTGAACAAAGCACCATGCGCGCCCGGAACCCTGAACATGATGGCGCAGTTCAGCGTGCTGACGCGCTTGAAAGAACCTGCAAACAGCAATCTGTTCAGCAAAATGCGCGTGTATGACGGTGAAAACCTGAAAGACGTTGACCCGCATGCCAAGCCCATACAGGAGTACCGCGACCAATCCGGGCCCGACGAGGGCATGAACGGTTCTTCCACCCGCTGGGCTTACAAAGTGTTGTCCAAAGTGTTCAACTTCGACCACCATGAAGTGGCAGCCAACCCAGTGCATTTGTTGTACGTGCTTGAGCAACAGGTGATTAAAGACAACTTGCCCGAGGAGCAAACCCGCAAGTACCTTGATTTCATCAAGAGCTACCTCACGCCCAAGTACGCTGAATTCGTGGCCAAGGAAATCCAAACGGCTTACCTGGAAAGCTACAGCGAGTATGGACAAAACCTGTTCGAGCGTTACATACAGTTTGCTGACAAGTGGATTCAGAACGAGGAGTTTCGCGACCCGGCCACTGGGCAAATTTTTGATCGCGACTCACTGAACGACGAATTGGTTCGCATTGAAAAGCCCGCAGGTATCGCCAATCCGAAGGACTTCCGCAATGAGGTTGTCAACTTTGTGTTGCGAGCTCAGGCCAGCAATTCTGGCACCATGCCCGCGTGGACCAGTTACGAGAAATTACGCGAAGTGATTGAGCGCAGCATGTTCTCGAAAACCGAAGATCTGCTGCCTGTCATTTCTTTCGACCACAAAGGCTCGAAAGAAAGCCAGGAAAAGCACGAGAACTTTGTGGATCGCATGGTGGCCAAGGGCTACACCGAAAAACAGGTTCGTTTGTTGGTGGAATGGCATTTGCGCGTGAAAAAGGCGTCCTGA
- the ilvN gene encoding acetolactate synthase small subunit: protein MRHIISVLLENEPGALSRVVGLFSARGYNIETLTVAPTEDETLSRMTIVTVGSDDIIEQITKHLNRLIEVVKVVDLSDGAHIERELMLVKLRAVGKEREELKRTADIFRGRIIDVTEKSYTIELTGNKSKLDAFLESIDRTAILETVRTGSSGIGRGERILRV, encoded by the coding sequence ATGAGACACATTATTTCCGTTCTCCTCGAGAACGAACCGGGTGCGTTGTCCCGCGTGGTGGGCTTGTTTTCTGCCCGTGGCTACAACATTGAAACATTGACTGTGGCCCCCACCGAAGACGAAACACTGTCGCGTATGACCATTGTGACAGTGGGATCCGATGACATTATCGAACAGATCACCAAACACCTTAACCGCTTGATTGAAGTGGTGAAAGTGGTTGATCTAAGTGATGGTGCGCATATTGAACGCGAGCTGATGCTGGTAAAATTGCGCGCAGTGGGCAAAGAGCGTGAAGAGCTGAAGCGTACCGCGGATATCTTCCGTGGCCGCATCATTGATGTCACCGAGAAAAGCTACACCATCGAGTTGACCGGTAACAAATCCAAGCTGGATGCCTTCCTGGAATCGATCGATCGCACTGCCATTCTCGAAACTGTCCGCACGGGCAGCTCCGGTATTGGCCGCGGCGAACGCATTCTTCGCGTCTGA
- a CDS encoding DUF3619 family protein: protein MNEDRLTANVVKRLLDESAGQVPPHIQDRLNLAISKSVQLHAEKHGQHAKSRQANAGKIADLFKQFSEWFNRPALSMAVSALFIAGAVFGVAQFGLENYDARISETADLDAAILSDDLPPDAYLDPGFINYATELQKNNAIPAEDGIEQWMDSLPADFTTSI, encoded by the coding sequence ATGAATGAAGATCGGCTAACCGCAAATGTAGTAAAAAGGCTACTTGATGAGTCGGCAGGTCAAGTTCCGCCCCACATTCAAGATCGCCTTAACCTGGCTATCTCCAAATCGGTGCAACTTCATGCCGAGAAACATGGGCAGCATGCCAAATCCAGACAGGCCAATGCTGGCAAGATTGCAGATTTATTCAAACAGTTCTCAGAATGGTTCAATCGCCCCGCCTTGTCCATGGCGGTGAGTGCTTTGTTCATTGCAGGTGCGGTTTTCGGGGTGGCTCAATTTGGTCTGGAGAACTACGACGCCCGCATTTCTGAAACTGCAGATCTCGACGCCGCGATTTTGTCGGACGACCTGCCACCCGATGCTTATCTGGATCCAGGCTTTATCAATTACGCCACTGAGTTGCAAAAGAACAATGCAATTCCAGCGGAAGACGGAATTGAACAATGGATGGATTCATTACCCGCCGACTTCACCACGTCGATCTAG
- a CDS encoding acetolactate synthase 3 catalytic subunit → MEYTGAEIVVKCLEEEGVKHVFGYPGGAVLYIYDAIFKQDGFEHILVRHEQAAVHAADAYSRSSDKVGVCLVTSGPGLTNAVTGIATAYMDSIPMVILSGQVPTHAIGQDAFQECDTVGITRPCVKHNFLVKDVKDLARVMKEAFYIARTGRPGPVLVDIPKDITIHKTTFDYSEPVKMRSYNPVVKGHQGQIKKAVQMILEAERPMIYSGGGVILGDASAELTRLVEWVGAPTTNTLMGLGAFKASDKKFVGMPGMHGTYEANLAMQNCDVLIAVGARFDDRVIGNPKDFASIPRKIIHIDIDPSSISKRVKVDVPIVGNIKDVLVDLIQLLEESGKRVDQGKLQGWWEQVEKWRGRKCLDYAKSDELIKPQFVVEKLWEVTNGDAFVTSDVGQHQMWAAQYYRFDKPRRWINSGGLGTMGVGLPYAMGVQMANPDAQVACITGEASIQMNIQELSTCFQYHFTPKIVNLNNRYLGMVRQWQQLDYGSRYSESYMDALPDFVKLVEAYGHIGMQITKPSDVEPALREAFGKYKDRLVFMDFITDRTENVWPMVKAGKGLSEMLLGSEEL, encoded by the coding sequence ATGGAATATACCGGCGCGGAAATCGTTGTCAAATGTCTGGAAGAAGAAGGCGTCAAGCACGTTTTCGGTTACCCAGGCGGAGCAGTACTCTACATCTACGATGCCATCTTCAAACAAGACGGTTTCGAACACATTCTGGTACGTCATGAACAAGCTGCTGTGCATGCAGCCGATGCCTATTCGCGTTCAAGCGACAAGGTTGGTGTTTGTCTCGTGACCTCAGGCCCAGGCCTGACCAATGCCGTTACAGGCATTGCAACTGCCTACATGGATTCAATTCCCATGGTGATTTTGTCTGGTCAGGTGCCCACGCACGCGATCGGTCAAGATGCATTCCAGGAATGCGATACCGTGGGTATTACACGCCCCTGCGTCAAGCACAACTTCCTTGTAAAGGATGTGAAAGACCTGGCACGCGTCATGAAAGAAGCGTTTTACATTGCCCGTACAGGCCGTCCAGGCCCTGTGCTGGTTGATATCCCCAAAGACATCACCATTCACAAAACCACGTTTGATTACTCCGAGCCGGTCAAAATGCGCTCGTACAACCCGGTGGTCAAGGGTCACCAAGGGCAAATCAAAAAAGCCGTGCAAATGATTCTGGAAGCCGAGCGCCCCATGATCTATTCCGGCGGTGGTGTTATTTTGGGTGATGCCTCTGCTGAACTGACTCGTTTGGTAGAGTGGGTTGGTGCGCCAACGACCAATACCTTGATGGGTTTGGGCGCATTCAAGGCCAGCGACAAAAAGTTTGTAGGTATGCCCGGCATGCACGGCACCTATGAGGCCAACCTGGCCATGCAAAATTGCGACGTACTGATCGCCGTTGGCGCCCGTTTTGACGATCGCGTGATCGGTAATCCCAAAGATTTTGCATCCATTCCACGCAAAATCATTCACATTGATATCGACCCGTCTTCCATTTCCAAGCGCGTGAAAGTGGATGTGCCCATTGTTGGCAACATCAAAGACGTGCTGGTTGATTTGATTCAGTTGCTGGAAGAAAGCGGCAAGCGAGTAGACCAGGGCAAACTGCAAGGCTGGTGGGAACAGGTTGAGAAATGGCGTGGCCGCAAATGCTTGGACTACGCCAAATCCGATGAACTCATCAAACCCCAGTTTGTGGTTGAAAAGTTGTGGGAAGTGACCAACGGCGATGCCTTTGTTACATCCGACGTTGGCCAGCATCAAATGTGGGCTGCCCAGTACTATCGTTTCGACAAACCGCGTCGCTGGATCAACTCCGGTGGTTTGGGCACCATGGGTGTGGGCTTGCCCTACGCCATGGGTGTTCAAATGGCCAACCCCGATGCGCAGGTGGCTTGTATTACAGGTGAAGCATCCATCCAGATGAATATTCAGGAATTGTCCACCTGCTTTCAGTACCATTTCACGCCGAAAATCGTGAACCTGAACAACCGCTATCTGGGCATGGTTCGCCAGTGGCAACAGCTGGATTATGGCTCACGCTATTCTGAAAGCTACATGGATGCACTGCCAGATTTCGTCAAGTTGGTTGAAGCGTATGGCCACATTGGCATGCAAATCACCAAGCCGTCAGATGTAGAACCGGCATTGCGCGAGGCCTTTGGCAAGTACAAAGACCGTTTGGTGTTCATGGACTTCATCACTGACCGCACTGAAAACGTGTGGCCCATGGTCAAGGCTGGCAAGGGCTTGTCCGAAATGCTGCTGGGTTCGGAAGAACTGTAA